Within the Clostridiales bacterium genome, the region GACACTAAAGGAACTAAGAATAAAACCATGTTTTGCGATAAGATTAATCGCATTTTTCAAAGGAATGGCATAGCTTTTAACCTTACCGAGAATGGAGAAATTAGACGTGTTTTACCGGTAGAGTTAGATCGCATTATTAAAAAATACTGTAATAAAGGTTCTGATATTGAGTTAAATAAGCTAATTGATTTAGCAATAAAAAACATTGTTAAGCCGAAAATTGATGACCGGCAGGTAGCTTTGGAAAAGATATGGGATGCATTTGAAAGAATAAAAACGTATCATTTAGGTGTTGATAAAAAAGCATCTGTTATGGCTCTTATAACATCGGCGTCTGAGAATTCCACGGAATTTTACAACTTACTTGATACAGAATTAAAAACATTAACGATAATCGGAAATCGATTTCGAATTCGACATCATGAAACTGACAAGATAAAAATAAGCAGTGTCAAACATATAGATTATTTATTTTATCGCATGATGTCATTAATAAGTATGCTGATTAATTATCTTTGAGTAATATATTGAGGATAATAGTGGATATGTTTCTAATTATGTTTAGTTTTAGTGATTGAATTATTGTATACACCTATTCTTGCAACTTCACTCCGACACATATAGAGTGTGTAGTATTGATAGAGGGAAAGTAACATAAAAGAGAGTCAAAGAGAGCCATTGGGGACGGTTCTTGTGGCTCATTTTTAAGTTATCAAGTTATTACTTTCGCTATTGTAATCTACGCAGGCCAGTTAATAAATATTTTGATACTTAAGTTTGATAATATTATAATTGTTGCTGAAACAATTAACGGCCACCAAAGCACAGGAAGCATTATAATGACTATTTAAAATTAAATTGAGCTTGCAGTACCCGCAGAGATATGAAAGATAACATAATTATTAATTGATATCATAGCATGAAAGAAGTATAATATGGTTAGAATGTTACTACAAGGAGTTGATACAATGCTGATTAAACCATCCGCAAGTATCCGGCAAAACTATAATGAAATTGCTGCCTTGTGCAAGTCTACCGGAGAGCCTGTTTTTCTCACCAAGAACGGTGAGGGTGATCTCGTGGTAATGGATATAGAGGCTTTTACCCGCCGAGAGAAAATGCTAAAGCTTAGAGAAGAACTGCTGGCTGTTG harbors:
- a CDS encoding type II toxin-antitoxin system prevent-host-death family antitoxin, yielding MLIKPSASIRQNYNEIAALCKSTGEPVFLTKNGEGDLVVMDIEAFTRREKMLKLREELLAVEEDRLAGRTGVTPDELDSYLESIIDEVEHGKESSV